A genomic stretch from Octopus sinensis linkage group LG14, ASM634580v1, whole genome shotgun sequence includes:
- the LOC115219539 gene encoding protocadherin beta-15-like isoform X5, producing the protein MKIHTYIFLFLPNLALCIDITYQVEEGQRPDTYIGNIAADIQLENIPLKDRALIWFSQLKEGINNTLWLFNVSRTGKLYTAQQLDTEALCKYNTECFRTVDIAVQNKESFVKILEIKVILKDVNDHRPEFPEDHVKIEFSEDDRKGVRRSIANAIDKDVGIQNSQIVYWMKNEHGQPFSLSVSKKIDGTATLGIILEQRLDREMEDEYNIQIVAKDQGFPPKQSILNVHVSITDVNDNPPRFAKNVYNVSLNNGFRKNKPITTLSATDLDSGENGKISYYFGSKTSNNAKSYFKLVKETGEIFLIQKYFSGSKKIHKLFIEAVDGGIPPLSSTVMVLVNIINQQNNIPKIEVKFVSQSSGNKLTISEGIKVGSFIAFVKIIDDDIGQNGEVDCFLQHDKLQLQSLGKMKYKVIVKSEIDRETESHIEFDITCKDRGSPSLQTQSQFSIEVVDINDVRPMFTKDTFKFLAYENEKSNFLVGFINATDPDLGPENKLYYSLYSKDQYVLPFEISDFGFISTTQSLDREQQEIYKFQVSVKDSGIPPLNNTANVIVKVMDENDNVPYFTFPSVNPFSLDVHYHPQINKDITVLRASDRDSHVNAFLTYEIVKGNDKQLFNVNPHSGVLSFSRPVYQNDAGSYDLQFVVRDSGTPVLSATTTVFLTLTVSNSTSQLYTAQHTESDDMIHISLVVIIVIAAVIISTAIVVSIIVCIVQRQNQREVQYGYRIDANNDLVGERRPSEYICEPISPKYDIPFTIVGDQVSNRNCQITVPKRETHSGYKSEPNLEGSASGFQMQTITKGDSQFTSCVFSVAC; encoded by the coding sequence atgaagatacatacatatatattcctcttCCTTCCAAATCTCGCCTTGTGCATAGATATCACTTATCAAGTAGAGGAAGGGCAAAGACCTGATACATATATTGGAAATATCGCTGCAGACATACAGTTGGAAAACATACCTTTAAAAGACCGTGCATTAATTTGGTTCAGTCAACTAAAAGAAGGAATTAATAACACATTATGGTTATTTAACGTCTCCAGAACTGGGAAACTTTACACTGCTCAACAACTAGATACTGAAGCGCTTTGCAAATACAATACTGAATGCTTCAGGACAGTTGATATTGCTGTTCAAAATAAGGAATCATTTGTAAAAATTCTTGAAATCAAAGTTATATTAAAAGACGTCAATGATCACCGTCCAGAGTTCCCTGAGGATCATGTAAAGATAGAATTTTCTGAAGATGATCGCAAAGGGGTAAGACGTTCAATAGCAAATGCTATTGACAAAGATGTTGGAATTCAGAACTCGCAAATTGTTTACTGGATGAAGAATGAACATGGCCAGCCATTTAGTTTATCTGTGTCCAAGAAAATAGATGGGACAGCTACACTTGGAATAATTTTGGAGCAAAGACTTGATAGAGAAATGGAAGATGAATATAACATACAGATAGTAGCCAAGGACCAAGGATTTCCTCCAAAACAATCTATTTTAAATGTCCACGTTTCCATAACAGATGTTAATGATAACCCACCACGTTTTGCTAAAAATGTTTACAATGTTTCACTCAATAACGGATTTAGGAAGAACAAACCCATTACCACATTATCTGCAACGGATTTAGACAGTGGCGAAAATGGTAAAATATCATATTATTTTGGTTCCAAAACATCTAACAATGCTAAATCTTATTTCAAATTAGTTAAGGAAACAGGTGAGATTTTCCTTATCCAAAAGTATTTCTCAGGGTCCAAGAAAATCCACAAGTTGTTTATTGAAGCTGTAGATGGAGGTATTCCACCTCTGAGTTCTACAGTCATGGTTTTAGTAAATATCATAAATCAACAAAATAACATACCCAAAATTGAGGTAAAATTTGTTTCCCAATCATCTGGAAATAAATTGACAATATCCGAAGGAATAAAAGTCGGCAGTTTTATAGCCTTTGTTAAGATCATAGATGATGACATTGGTCAGAATGGAGAAGTAGACTGTTTCCTTCAGCATGACAAACTTCAACTCCAGAGTTTaggtaaaatgaaatataaagttatagtaaaaagtgaaatcGATCGAGAAACTGAAAGTCACATTGAATTTGATATAACTTGTAAAGATAGAGGTTCTCCCTCATTACAAACTCAGAGCCAATTTTCAATCGAAGTAGTGGATATCAATGATGTGAGGCCTATGTTTACCAAAGATACATTTAAATTTTTGGCctatgaaaatgaaaaatcaaacTTCCTTGTTGGATTTATAAATGCCACTGATCCAGATCTGGGACCAgaaaataaactttattattCTCTCTACAGTAAGGATCAATATGTTCTTCCATTTGAAATTTCTGATTTTGGATTTATTTCAACGACACAATCTTTAGATCGTGAGCAACAAGAAATCTATAAATTTCAAGTTTCTGTAAAAGACAGTGGAATTCCACCGTTAAACAACACTGCAAATGTTATTGTTAAAGTCATGGATGAGAATGACAACGTACCATACTTTACTTTCCCTAGTGTCAACCCTTTCAGTCTAGATGTCCACTATCATCCACAAATTAACAAAGACATCACAGTACTAAGAGCCTCTGACAGAGACAGTCATGTGAATGCTTTCCTCACGTATGAAATTGTCAAAGGCAATGACAAACAGTTGTTTAATGTAAACCCACATTCTGGAGTATTGTCTTTCTCTCGTccagtttaccaaaatgatgctgGCTCATATGACCTTCAGTTTGTGGTCAGAGACAGTGGGACTCCAGTATTGTCAGCAACCACCACAGTATTTCTGACTCTAACGGTCAGCAACAGCACCTCTCAGCTTTACACAGCTCAACACACTGAGTCAGATGATATGATACATATCAGTTTAGTAGTAATAATCGTAATAGCTGCTGTGATAATATCTACAGCTATTGTAGTCTCTATAATAGTCTGCATTGTTCAAAGACAGAATCAAAGAGAGGTTCAGTACGGTTACCGGATTGATGCAAACAATGATTTAGTCGGAGAACGAAGACCATCAGAATATATATGCGAACCTATTTCACCAAAATATGACATTCCATTTACCATAGTAGGAGACCAAGTTAGTAATAGAAACTGCCAAATTACAGTACCCAAAAGGGAGACCCATTCAGGATATAAATCAGAACCTAATCTGGAAGGTTCCGCTTCTGGATTTCAAATGCAGACCATAACGAAAGGAGATAGTCAg
- the LOC115219539 gene encoding protocadherin beta-15-like isoform X8: MKIHTYIFLFLPNLALCIDITYQVEEGQRPDTYIGNIAADIQLENIPLKDRALIWFSQLKEGINNTLWLFNVSRTGKLYTAQQLDTEALCKYNTECFRTVDIAVQNKESFVKILEIKVILKDVNDHRPEFPEDHVKIEFSEDDRKGVRRSIANAIDKDVGIQNSQIVYWMKNEHGQPFSLSVSKKIDGTATLGIILEQRLDREMEDEYNIQIVAKDQGFPPKQSILNVHVSITDVNDNPPRFAKNVYNVSLNNGFRKNKPITTLSATDLDSGENGKISYYFGSKTSNNAKSYFKLVKETGEIFLIQKYFSGSKKIHKLFIEAVDGGIPPLSSTVMVLVNIINQQNNIPKIEVKFVSQSSGNKLTISEGIKVGSFIAFVKIIDDDIGQNGEVDCFLQHDKLQLQSLGKMKYKVIVKSEIDRETESHIEFDITCKDRGSPSLQTQSQFSIEVVDINDVRPMFTKDTFKFLAYENEKSNFLVGFINATDPDLGPENKLYYSLYSKDQYVLPFEISDFGFISTTQSLDREQQEIYKFQVSVKDSGIPPLNNTANVIVKVMDENDNVPYFTFPSVNPFSLDVHYHPQINKDITVLRASDRDSHVNAFLTYEIVKGNDKQLFNVNPHSGVLSFSRPVYQNDAGSYDLQFVVRDSGTPVLSATTTVFLTLTVSNSTSQLYTAQHTESDDMIHISLVVIIVIAAVIISTAIVVSIIVCIVQRQNQREVQYGYRIDANNDLVGERRPSEYICEPISPKYDIPFTIVGDQVSNRNCQITVPKRETHSGYKSEPNLEGSASGFQMQTITKGDSQMKGF, translated from the coding sequence atgaagatacatacatatatattcctcttCCTTCCAAATCTCGCCTTGTGCATAGATATCACTTATCAAGTAGAGGAAGGGCAAAGACCTGATACATATATTGGAAATATCGCTGCAGACATACAGTTGGAAAACATACCTTTAAAAGACCGTGCATTAATTTGGTTCAGTCAACTAAAAGAAGGAATTAATAACACATTATGGTTATTTAACGTCTCCAGAACTGGGAAACTTTACACTGCTCAACAACTAGATACTGAAGCGCTTTGCAAATACAATACTGAATGCTTCAGGACAGTTGATATTGCTGTTCAAAATAAGGAATCATTTGTAAAAATTCTTGAAATCAAAGTTATATTAAAAGACGTCAATGATCACCGTCCAGAGTTCCCTGAGGATCATGTAAAGATAGAATTTTCTGAAGATGATCGCAAAGGGGTAAGACGTTCAATAGCAAATGCTATTGACAAAGATGTTGGAATTCAGAACTCGCAAATTGTTTACTGGATGAAGAATGAACATGGCCAGCCATTTAGTTTATCTGTGTCCAAGAAAATAGATGGGACAGCTACACTTGGAATAATTTTGGAGCAAAGACTTGATAGAGAAATGGAAGATGAATATAACATACAGATAGTAGCCAAGGACCAAGGATTTCCTCCAAAACAATCTATTTTAAATGTCCACGTTTCCATAACAGATGTTAATGATAACCCACCACGTTTTGCTAAAAATGTTTACAATGTTTCACTCAATAACGGATTTAGGAAGAACAAACCCATTACCACATTATCTGCAACGGATTTAGACAGTGGCGAAAATGGTAAAATATCATATTATTTTGGTTCCAAAACATCTAACAATGCTAAATCTTATTTCAAATTAGTTAAGGAAACAGGTGAGATTTTCCTTATCCAAAAGTATTTCTCAGGGTCCAAGAAAATCCACAAGTTGTTTATTGAAGCTGTAGATGGAGGTATTCCACCTCTGAGTTCTACAGTCATGGTTTTAGTAAATATCATAAATCAACAAAATAACATACCCAAAATTGAGGTAAAATTTGTTTCCCAATCATCTGGAAATAAATTGACAATATCCGAAGGAATAAAAGTCGGCAGTTTTATAGCCTTTGTTAAGATCATAGATGATGACATTGGTCAGAATGGAGAAGTAGACTGTTTCCTTCAGCATGACAAACTTCAACTCCAGAGTTTaggtaaaatgaaatataaagttatagtaaaaagtgaaatcGATCGAGAAACTGAAAGTCACATTGAATTTGATATAACTTGTAAAGATAGAGGTTCTCCCTCATTACAAACTCAGAGCCAATTTTCAATCGAAGTAGTGGATATCAATGATGTGAGGCCTATGTTTACCAAAGATACATTTAAATTTTTGGCctatgaaaatgaaaaatcaaacTTCCTTGTTGGATTTATAAATGCCACTGATCCAGATCTGGGACCAgaaaataaactttattattCTCTCTACAGTAAGGATCAATATGTTCTTCCATTTGAAATTTCTGATTTTGGATTTATTTCAACGACACAATCTTTAGATCGTGAGCAACAAGAAATCTATAAATTTCAAGTTTCTGTAAAAGACAGTGGAATTCCACCGTTAAACAACACTGCAAATGTTATTGTTAAAGTCATGGATGAGAATGACAACGTACCATACTTTACTTTCCCTAGTGTCAACCCTTTCAGTCTAGATGTCCACTATCATCCACAAATTAACAAAGACATCACAGTACTAAGAGCCTCTGACAGAGACAGTCATGTGAATGCTTTCCTCACGTATGAAATTGTCAAAGGCAATGACAAACAGTTGTTTAATGTAAACCCACATTCTGGAGTATTGTCTTTCTCTCGTccagtttaccaaaatgatgctgGCTCATATGACCTTCAGTTTGTGGTCAGAGACAGTGGGACTCCAGTATTGTCAGCAACCACCACAGTATTTCTGACTCTAACGGTCAGCAACAGCACCTCTCAGCTTTACACAGCTCAACACACTGAGTCAGATGATATGATACATATCAGTTTAGTAGTAATAATCGTAATAGCTGCTGTGATAATATCTACAGCTATTGTAGTCTCTATAATAGTCTGCATTGTTCAAAGACAGAATCAAAGAGAGGTTCAGTACGGTTACCGGATTGATGCAAACAATGATTTAGTCGGAGAACGAAGACCATCAGAATATATATGCGAACCTATTTCACCAAAATATGACATTCCATTTACCATAGTAGGAGACCAAGTTAGTAATAGAAACTGCCAAATTACAGTACCCAAAAGGGAGACCCATTCAGGATATAAATCAGAACCTAATCTGGAAGGTTCCGCTTCTGGATTTCAAATGCAGACCATAACGAAAGGAGATAGTCAg
- the LOC115219539 gene encoding protocadherin beta-15-like isoform X4 yields MKIHTYIFLFLPNLALCIDITYQVEEGQRPDTYIGNIAADIQLENIPLKDRALIWFSQLKEGINNTLWLFNVSRTGKLYTAQQLDTEALCKYNTECFRTVDIAVQNKESFVKILEIKVILKDVNDHRPEFPEDHVKIEFSEDDRKGVRRSIANAIDKDVGIQNSQIVYWMKNEHGQPFSLSVSKKIDGTATLGIILEQRLDREMEDEYNIQIVAKDQGFPPKQSILNVHVSITDVNDNPPRFAKNVYNVSLNNGFRKNKPITTLSATDLDSGENGKISYYFGSKTSNNAKSYFKLVKETGEIFLIQKYFSGSKKIHKLFIEAVDGGIPPLSSTVMVLVNIINQQNNIPKIEVKFVSQSSGNKLTISEGIKVGSFIAFVKIIDDDIGQNGEVDCFLQHDKLQLQSLGKMKYKVIVKSEIDRETESHIEFDITCKDRGSPSLQTQSQFSIEVVDINDVRPMFTKDTFKFLAYENEKSNFLVGFINATDPDLGPENKLYYSLYSKDQYVLPFEISDFGFISTTQSLDREQQEIYKFQVSVKDSGIPPLNNTANVIVKVMDENDNVPYFTFPSVNPFSLDVHYHPQINKDITVLRASDRDSHVNAFLTYEIVKGNDKQLFNVNPHSGVLSFSRPVYQNDAGSYDLQFVVRDSGTPVLSATTTVFLTLTVSNSTSQLYTAQHTESDDMIHISLVVIIVIAAVIISTAIVVSIIVCIVQRQNQREVQYGYRIDANNDLVGERRPSEYICEPISPKYDIPFTIVGDQVSNRNCQITVPKRETHSGYKSEPNLEGSASGFQMQTITKGDSQVANYAKLNNHRTQARHLVFPGILT; encoded by the coding sequence atgaagatacatacatatatattcctcttCCTTCCAAATCTCGCCTTGTGCATAGATATCACTTATCAAGTAGAGGAAGGGCAAAGACCTGATACATATATTGGAAATATCGCTGCAGACATACAGTTGGAAAACATACCTTTAAAAGACCGTGCATTAATTTGGTTCAGTCAACTAAAAGAAGGAATTAATAACACATTATGGTTATTTAACGTCTCCAGAACTGGGAAACTTTACACTGCTCAACAACTAGATACTGAAGCGCTTTGCAAATACAATACTGAATGCTTCAGGACAGTTGATATTGCTGTTCAAAATAAGGAATCATTTGTAAAAATTCTTGAAATCAAAGTTATATTAAAAGACGTCAATGATCACCGTCCAGAGTTCCCTGAGGATCATGTAAAGATAGAATTTTCTGAAGATGATCGCAAAGGGGTAAGACGTTCAATAGCAAATGCTATTGACAAAGATGTTGGAATTCAGAACTCGCAAATTGTTTACTGGATGAAGAATGAACATGGCCAGCCATTTAGTTTATCTGTGTCCAAGAAAATAGATGGGACAGCTACACTTGGAATAATTTTGGAGCAAAGACTTGATAGAGAAATGGAAGATGAATATAACATACAGATAGTAGCCAAGGACCAAGGATTTCCTCCAAAACAATCTATTTTAAATGTCCACGTTTCCATAACAGATGTTAATGATAACCCACCACGTTTTGCTAAAAATGTTTACAATGTTTCACTCAATAACGGATTTAGGAAGAACAAACCCATTACCACATTATCTGCAACGGATTTAGACAGTGGCGAAAATGGTAAAATATCATATTATTTTGGTTCCAAAACATCTAACAATGCTAAATCTTATTTCAAATTAGTTAAGGAAACAGGTGAGATTTTCCTTATCCAAAAGTATTTCTCAGGGTCCAAGAAAATCCACAAGTTGTTTATTGAAGCTGTAGATGGAGGTATTCCACCTCTGAGTTCTACAGTCATGGTTTTAGTAAATATCATAAATCAACAAAATAACATACCCAAAATTGAGGTAAAATTTGTTTCCCAATCATCTGGAAATAAATTGACAATATCCGAAGGAATAAAAGTCGGCAGTTTTATAGCCTTTGTTAAGATCATAGATGATGACATTGGTCAGAATGGAGAAGTAGACTGTTTCCTTCAGCATGACAAACTTCAACTCCAGAGTTTaggtaaaatgaaatataaagttatagtaaaaagtgaaatcGATCGAGAAACTGAAAGTCACATTGAATTTGATATAACTTGTAAAGATAGAGGTTCTCCCTCATTACAAACTCAGAGCCAATTTTCAATCGAAGTAGTGGATATCAATGATGTGAGGCCTATGTTTACCAAAGATACATTTAAATTTTTGGCctatgaaaatgaaaaatcaaacTTCCTTGTTGGATTTATAAATGCCACTGATCCAGATCTGGGACCAgaaaataaactttattattCTCTCTACAGTAAGGATCAATATGTTCTTCCATTTGAAATTTCTGATTTTGGATTTATTTCAACGACACAATCTTTAGATCGTGAGCAACAAGAAATCTATAAATTTCAAGTTTCTGTAAAAGACAGTGGAATTCCACCGTTAAACAACACTGCAAATGTTATTGTTAAAGTCATGGATGAGAATGACAACGTACCATACTTTACTTTCCCTAGTGTCAACCCTTTCAGTCTAGATGTCCACTATCATCCACAAATTAACAAAGACATCACAGTACTAAGAGCCTCTGACAGAGACAGTCATGTGAATGCTTTCCTCACGTATGAAATTGTCAAAGGCAATGACAAACAGTTGTTTAATGTAAACCCACATTCTGGAGTATTGTCTTTCTCTCGTccagtttaccaaaatgatgctgGCTCATATGACCTTCAGTTTGTGGTCAGAGACAGTGGGACTCCAGTATTGTCAGCAACCACCACAGTATTTCTGACTCTAACGGTCAGCAACAGCACCTCTCAGCTTTACACAGCTCAACACACTGAGTCAGATGATATGATACATATCAGTTTAGTAGTAATAATCGTAATAGCTGCTGTGATAATATCTACAGCTATTGTAGTCTCTATAATAGTCTGCATTGTTCAAAGACAGAATCAAAGAGAGGTTCAGTACGGTTACCGGATTGATGCAAACAATGATTTAGTCGGAGAACGAAGACCATCAGAATATATATGCGAACCTATTTCACCAAAATATGACATTCCATTTACCATAGTAGGAGACCAAGTTAGTAATAGAAACTGCCAAATTACAGTACCCAAAAGGGAGACCCATTCAGGATATAAATCAGAACCTAATCTGGAAGGTTCCGCTTCTGGATTTCAAATGCAGACCATAACGAAAGGAGATAGTCAg
- the LOC115219539 gene encoding protocadherin-18-like isoform X7 yields the protein MKIHTYIFLFLPNLALCIDITYQVEEGQRPDTYIGNIAADIQLENIPLKDRALIWFSQLKEGINNTLWLFNVSRTGKLYTAQQLDTEALCKYNTECFRTVDIAVQNKESFVKILEIKVILKDVNDHRPEFPEDHVKIEFSEDDRKGVRRSIANAIDKDVGIQNSQIVYWMKNEHGQPFSLSVSKKIDGTATLGIILEQRLDREMEDEYNIQIVAKDQGFPPKQSILNVHVSITDVNDNPPRFAKNVYNVSLNNGFRKNKPITTLSATDLDSGENGKISYYFGSKTSNNAKSYFKLVKETGEIFLIQKYFSGSKKIHKLFIEAVDGGIPPLSSTVMVLVNIINQQNNIPKIEVKFVSQSSGNKLTISEGIKVGSFIAFVKIIDDDIGQNGEVDCFLQHDKLQLQSLGKMKYKVIVKSEIDRETESHIEFDITCKDRGSPSLQTQSQFSIEVVDINDVRPMFTKDTFKFLAYENEKSNFLVGFINATDPDLGPENKLYYSLYSKDQYVLPFEISDFGFISTTQSLDREQQEIYKFQVSVKDSGIPPLNNTANVIVKVMDENDNVPYFTFPSVNPFSLDVHYHPQINKDITVLRASDRDSHVNAFLTYEIVKGNDKQLFNVNPHSGVLSFSRPVYQNDAGSYDLQFVVRDSGTPVLSATTTVFLTLTVSNSTSQLYTAQHTESDDMIHISLVVIIVIAAVIISTAIVVSIIVCIVQRQNQREVQYGYRIDANNDLVGERRPSEYICEPISPKYDIPFTIVGDQVSNRNCQITVPKRETHSGYKSEPNLEGSASGFQMQTITKGDSQLLIN from the coding sequence atgaagatacatacatatatattcctcttCCTTCCAAATCTCGCCTTGTGCATAGATATCACTTATCAAGTAGAGGAAGGGCAAAGACCTGATACATATATTGGAAATATCGCTGCAGACATACAGTTGGAAAACATACCTTTAAAAGACCGTGCATTAATTTGGTTCAGTCAACTAAAAGAAGGAATTAATAACACATTATGGTTATTTAACGTCTCCAGAACTGGGAAACTTTACACTGCTCAACAACTAGATACTGAAGCGCTTTGCAAATACAATACTGAATGCTTCAGGACAGTTGATATTGCTGTTCAAAATAAGGAATCATTTGTAAAAATTCTTGAAATCAAAGTTATATTAAAAGACGTCAATGATCACCGTCCAGAGTTCCCTGAGGATCATGTAAAGATAGAATTTTCTGAAGATGATCGCAAAGGGGTAAGACGTTCAATAGCAAATGCTATTGACAAAGATGTTGGAATTCAGAACTCGCAAATTGTTTACTGGATGAAGAATGAACATGGCCAGCCATTTAGTTTATCTGTGTCCAAGAAAATAGATGGGACAGCTACACTTGGAATAATTTTGGAGCAAAGACTTGATAGAGAAATGGAAGATGAATATAACATACAGATAGTAGCCAAGGACCAAGGATTTCCTCCAAAACAATCTATTTTAAATGTCCACGTTTCCATAACAGATGTTAATGATAACCCACCACGTTTTGCTAAAAATGTTTACAATGTTTCACTCAATAACGGATTTAGGAAGAACAAACCCATTACCACATTATCTGCAACGGATTTAGACAGTGGCGAAAATGGTAAAATATCATATTATTTTGGTTCCAAAACATCTAACAATGCTAAATCTTATTTCAAATTAGTTAAGGAAACAGGTGAGATTTTCCTTATCCAAAAGTATTTCTCAGGGTCCAAGAAAATCCACAAGTTGTTTATTGAAGCTGTAGATGGAGGTATTCCACCTCTGAGTTCTACAGTCATGGTTTTAGTAAATATCATAAATCAACAAAATAACATACCCAAAATTGAGGTAAAATTTGTTTCCCAATCATCTGGAAATAAATTGACAATATCCGAAGGAATAAAAGTCGGCAGTTTTATAGCCTTTGTTAAGATCATAGATGATGACATTGGTCAGAATGGAGAAGTAGACTGTTTCCTTCAGCATGACAAACTTCAACTCCAGAGTTTaggtaaaatgaaatataaagttatagtaaaaagtgaaatcGATCGAGAAACTGAAAGTCACATTGAATTTGATATAACTTGTAAAGATAGAGGTTCTCCCTCATTACAAACTCAGAGCCAATTTTCAATCGAAGTAGTGGATATCAATGATGTGAGGCCTATGTTTACCAAAGATACATTTAAATTTTTGGCctatgaaaatgaaaaatcaaacTTCCTTGTTGGATTTATAAATGCCACTGATCCAGATCTGGGACCAgaaaataaactttattattCTCTCTACAGTAAGGATCAATATGTTCTTCCATTTGAAATTTCTGATTTTGGATTTATTTCAACGACACAATCTTTAGATCGTGAGCAACAAGAAATCTATAAATTTCAAGTTTCTGTAAAAGACAGTGGAATTCCACCGTTAAACAACACTGCAAATGTTATTGTTAAAGTCATGGATGAGAATGACAACGTACCATACTTTACTTTCCCTAGTGTCAACCCTTTCAGTCTAGATGTCCACTATCATCCACAAATTAACAAAGACATCACAGTACTAAGAGCCTCTGACAGAGACAGTCATGTGAATGCTTTCCTCACGTATGAAATTGTCAAAGGCAATGACAAACAGTTGTTTAATGTAAACCCACATTCTGGAGTATTGTCTTTCTCTCGTccagtttaccaaaatgatgctgGCTCATATGACCTTCAGTTTGTGGTCAGAGACAGTGGGACTCCAGTATTGTCAGCAACCACCACAGTATTTCTGACTCTAACGGTCAGCAACAGCACCTCTCAGCTTTACACAGCTCAACACACTGAGTCAGATGATATGATACATATCAGTTTAGTAGTAATAATCGTAATAGCTGCTGTGATAATATCTACAGCTATTGTAGTCTCTATAATAGTCTGCATTGTTCAAAGACAGAATCAAAGAGAGGTTCAGTACGGTTACCGGATTGATGCAAACAATGATTTAGTCGGAGAACGAAGACCATCAGAATATATATGCGAACCTATTTCACCAAAATATGACATTCCATTTACCATAGTAGGAGACCAAGTTAGTAATAGAAACTGCCAAATTACAGTACCCAAAAGGGAGACCCATTCAGGATATAAATCAGAACCTAATCTGGAAGGTTCCGCTTCTGGATTTCAAATGCAGACCATAACGAAAGGAGATAGTCAg